The following coding sequences lie in one Candidatus Nitrospira allomarina genomic window:
- a CDS encoding TPM domain-containing protein yields MTKSNRGFVGPFILMFVLAFSALSMGMTPKEQNLPTPLGYVSDYAHLLDEEWHKQIRSVCKDLESSSGVEMLVVTLPSISPLSHAQEYASRLYEAWRIGTAQQERGILLLVAVKERQAVVVVGKNLLSVVTPQQLDEISLKHLRPMFRSGEYGINIYRSAVSLSTLAARATLEKEKPKPQRSAAFWMNIAVVVLMFYALWRFTRPERRHPFPRWKNGEYWGTGQGGFGGNFGGFGGGTGGQGLR; encoded by the coding sequence ATGACTAAGTCTAACAGAGGGTTTGTCGGTCCGTTCATTCTGATGTTTGTGCTGGCTTTCTCTGCACTCTCCATGGGGATGACTCCAAAGGAACAAAATCTCCCAACCCCGCTGGGGTATGTGAGTGATTATGCCCACTTGCTCGACGAGGAATGGCACAAACAAATTCGATCAGTGTGCAAAGATCTTGAATCCTCTTCCGGTGTTGAAATGCTGGTGGTGACCCTTCCGAGTATCAGTCCTCTTTCCCATGCCCAGGAGTATGCCTCCCGCCTCTATGAAGCCTGGCGGATCGGGACGGCGCAACAGGAGCGTGGCATCCTGTTACTGGTGGCGGTCAAAGAACGCCAAGCGGTGGTGGTCGTCGGGAAGAACCTTTTGTCGGTCGTGACTCCTCAACAGTTGGATGAAATTTCCCTCAAGCATTTGCGTCCGATGTTTCGGTCCGGAGAGTATGGGATCAATATCTACCGGTCAGCCGTATCACTTTCCACACTGGCTGCGCGGGCTACTCTTGAAAAGGAGAAACCAAAGCCTCAGCGATCGGCCGCTTTTTGGATGAATATCGCGGTGGTGGTGCTGATGTTTTACGCGCTATGGCGGTTCACCCGTCCAGAACGGCGTCATCCGTTTCCACGCTGGAAAAATGGAGAATATTGGGGAACGGGACAGGGGGGATTTGGCGGTAACTTTGGGGGATTTGGCG
- a CDS encoding FAD-dependent oxidoreductase, giving the protein MDLQTQVLIIGAGGGGAVLGLLLARKGIANIVLEQAAGPPQGLRGEILQPNGQEILQRLGLLEQLPVHAYKPVRFFHFRRSGGTRLCTIDYAMLPPPFNRALVMWPHVVHHTILDALKRENPEGLRYGACFRSLLRNGKGITGVKADIGGSQVTIGAQVVVGADGPFSEVRGALGIPTALHRYLDSYLVAMLESPTSLEESQYYVGKKSILGIFPAAGQKVYAFYMVSSDSLSQVKADGVPALREKWKTIAPELAPVFDSLQDWNQTAYMGTGRVRAKTWVQDGAVVMGDAAHGMNPHASQGRMQAMVDAVTLAEVLEHCHRTGNWSASNLKAFETQRRPQVTMLQRLADEEVFFWNTGNPLLGMLRDRVFSTMDKNPRLQYQVLTATAGLRTTSPFGWMDRFQAAGLLPDPRAHQIPDHARSA; this is encoded by the coding sequence ATGGATCTACAGACACAGGTTCTGATCATAGGCGCCGGTGGCGGGGGAGCGGTCCTGGGGCTTCTGTTAGCCCGAAAAGGGATTGCCAATATCGTTCTGGAACAGGCTGCTGGGCCCCCACAGGGCTTGCGGGGAGAAATACTTCAACCCAATGGACAGGAAATCCTTCAGCGGCTTGGTTTATTAGAACAGTTGCCGGTTCATGCCTATAAACCGGTCAGGTTCTTTCATTTTCGTCGAAGTGGGGGAACGCGACTCTGTACCATTGACTATGCGATGTTGCCCCCGCCATTCAATCGGGCTTTAGTGATGTGGCCTCATGTCGTACATCACACCATTCTGGACGCACTGAAGCGGGAGAATCCGGAGGGACTTCGGTATGGGGCATGCTTTCGTTCTCTGCTGCGGAATGGCAAAGGTATTACAGGCGTCAAGGCGGACATTGGAGGCAGCCAGGTGACGATTGGGGCTCAGGTGGTGGTTGGCGCAGACGGACCGTTTTCGGAGGTTCGGGGAGCCCTTGGCATTCCCACCGCGCTTCATCGGTATCTCGACAGTTATCTTGTGGCCATGCTGGAATCACCAACATCCCTAGAGGAATCGCAGTATTATGTGGGGAAAAAATCAATTTTGGGAATTTTCCCCGCTGCCGGTCAAAAAGTCTATGCCTTTTATATGGTTTCGTCGGATTCCCTGAGTCAGGTCAAGGCCGATGGGGTACCAGCTCTTCGGGAAAAATGGAAAACGATCGCGCCGGAACTTGCCCCGGTCTTTGACTCCTTACAGGATTGGAACCAGACAGCCTATATGGGAACCGGAAGAGTCCGGGCGAAAACCTGGGTTCAGGATGGGGCGGTGGTCATGGGTGATGCCGCCCATGGGATGAATCCGCATGCCTCCCAGGGACGGATGCAAGCGATGGTGGACGCGGTTACCCTCGCGGAGGTTCTTGAACATTGCCATCGAACGGGAAACTGGTCGGCATCGAATCTTAAGGCATTTGAAACGCAACGGCGTCCCCAGGTCACCATGCTGCAACGTCTGGCTGATGAAGAGGTCTTTTTCTGGAATACCGGAAATCCTCTTCTGGGAATGTTGCGAGACCGCGTCTTCTCAACGATGGATAAAAATCCGCGTTTGCAATATCAAGTGTTGACCGCAACAGCCGGGCTTCGAACCACCTCACCCTTTGGTTGGATGGATCGGTTTCAAGCTGCGGGCTTGTTACCGGATCCCCGGGCCCATCAGATTCCCGATCATGCACGGTCTGCGTAA
- a CDS encoding hybrid sensor histidine kinase/response regulator — MTKNRQKTSKKISPVQSVEKWEQAFDALTDHVMILDSSGTIVWTNRAIRDQVQPHIGPLVGHHYRTPYYGTTIPKNPPPWETVLAGALSAVVETQFPTMPGDFLVSCYPLFDSQGIQWGAISVVKDITERKRIDEALRKIAQSDPAPGSMAFLRFLVRDLCQALNVPYAILAEMESPARPRTHTVAIWSNGTFGENMPWTPPPAIFEQLLKVKGCHGDNLETSLFPPDSPLGSWSIISYLGTALRGQTGQIIGILLVFSPMAIRKIHVAQSIIQLFAARAAGELQRKKAEDALRDSEQRYRAIVEHAYDLIIETTATGECQYVTPNCQKVLGYEAADILGKNFFDFIHPEERGPLSESFHSHLKTLQEIDMVCRLQTKQSEWRWFESHIHPFRTSIGTVVGVIVTRDITEWKRLEDERLRATKLESVGLLAGGIAHDFNNILTSVFANIGLAKMVTAKQSPPQGEKVIERLEAAEKACLRARDLTKQLLTFAKGGAPVKSTTSVASIITDTVQFALRGSAVRCTTHLPDDLWAIEVDEGQISQVIQNLVINSDQAMPDGGTISVVAKNCLVTPQTVLPLKPGKYVCVSVADQGIGIPDDHLQKIFDPYFTTKQKGSGLGLATTYSIMKRHGGHVAVTSSLGNGTCFTLYLPASTSLSANKDETPESLVQGAGKILVMDDEEDIQDVLGKMLEHLGFEVDFAADGLKAVSLYTQASQDGHPYLATILDLTIPGGMGGKETLRLIKDHDPDAKVIVSSGYSNDPVMAHASQFGFSGFIAKPYNLLDLSKVLTQII, encoded by the coding sequence ATGACTAAGAACCGTCAAAAGACTTCAAAAAAAATCAGCCCGGTACAGTCCGTCGAGAAATGGGAACAGGCGTTTGATGCCCTGACGGATCATGTCATGATCCTTGACAGCTCAGGGACGATTGTCTGGACCAATCGAGCCATTCGCGACCAGGTCCAACCGCACATCGGGCCATTAGTCGGACATCATTACCGTACCCCCTACTATGGAACGACCATTCCCAAAAATCCTCCGCCGTGGGAAACGGTGTTAGCAGGGGCATTGTCTGCGGTGGTGGAAACACAGTTCCCTACCATGCCTGGGGATTTTCTCGTCTCCTGCTATCCCCTCTTTGACTCGCAGGGTATCCAGTGGGGTGCCATTTCGGTGGTCAAAGATATTACCGAACGCAAACGGATTGATGAAGCCTTGCGGAAAATTGCCCAAAGCGATCCGGCTCCCGGCAGCATGGCGTTTCTGCGGTTTTTGGTAAGAGACCTCTGTCAGGCCCTGAATGTGCCCTATGCCATATTAGCGGAAATGGAATCCCCGGCCCGGCCGCGGACCCACACGGTCGCCATTTGGTCCAATGGGACTTTCGGGGAAAATATGCCGTGGACCCCTCCTCCGGCGATTTTTGAGCAACTTCTGAAAGTCAAAGGATGCCATGGAGACAATTTGGAAACCTCGCTCTTTCCTCCAGACTCTCCGCTCGGCTCATGGTCGATCATCAGTTATTTGGGAACGGCCCTCCGTGGCCAGACAGGACAAATTATCGGGATCCTGCTGGTCTTTAGCCCAATGGCCATTCGCAAAATCCATGTGGCCCAATCCATCATTCAACTGTTTGCTGCCAGGGCGGCCGGTGAACTTCAACGTAAAAAAGCCGAAGATGCGTTGCGGGATAGTGAGCAGCGTTACCGGGCTATCGTCGAACATGCCTATGATTTAATCATCGAAACCACCGCGACGGGTGAATGTCAGTACGTCACCCCGAATTGTCAAAAAGTCTTAGGCTATGAGGCAGCCGACATCCTGGGGAAAAATTTCTTTGACTTTATCCATCCCGAAGAACGGGGGCCGTTATCGGAGTCGTTTCATTCTCATCTCAAAACACTTCAGGAAATTGATATGGTATGTCGCCTGCAAACGAAACAATCGGAATGGCGATGGTTTGAAAGTCACATTCACCCCTTCCGAACCAGCATCGGGACGGTCGTGGGGGTGATCGTGACACGAGACATCACGGAATGGAAACGCCTGGAAGACGAACGACTACGGGCCACCAAACTTGAGTCGGTTGGCTTATTGGCCGGCGGCATTGCGCATGATTTCAATAATATTCTCACGTCGGTGTTTGCCAATATCGGACTGGCCAAAATGGTGACCGCAAAACAATCGCCGCCTCAGGGAGAAAAAGTCATTGAACGACTCGAGGCTGCGGAAAAAGCCTGTTTGCGAGCGCGGGATCTCACCAAGCAACTGCTCACCTTTGCGAAAGGCGGCGCCCCGGTCAAAAGCACGACTTCTGTGGCCTCTATTATTACCGACACGGTGCAATTCGCCCTACGAGGTTCCGCAGTCCGGTGCACCACGCATCTCCCCGATGACCTCTGGGCGATCGAAGTCGATGAAGGCCAAATCAGTCAGGTGATACAGAATCTCGTGATTAATAGCGACCAGGCCATGCCGGATGGAGGCACCATCAGCGTCGTCGCAAAAAATTGTCTGGTCACCCCTCAGACCGTGCTTCCCCTGAAACCCGGCAAGTATGTGTGTGTGTCCGTCGCGGACCAGGGCATCGGCATCCCTGACGATCATCTTCAAAAGATCTTCGATCCCTACTTTACAACCAAACAAAAAGGGAGCGGACTGGGCCTGGCCACGACCTATTCCATCATGAAACGCCATGGAGGGCACGTGGCCGTCACCTCTTCACTCGGCAACGGCACATGCTTCACCCTCTATCTCCCCGCCTCAACCTCCCTGTCCGCCAATAAGGATGAAACACCGGAAAGTCTCGTGCAAGGCGCGGGAAAAATTTTAGTCATGGATGATGAAGAAGACATCCAGGATGTCTTAGGAAAAATGCTCGAGCATCTCGGATTCGAGGTGGACTTTGCTGCCGACGGACTAAAAGCCGTGTCGCTCTACACCCAAGCCAGTCAGGACGGCCACCCGTATCTGGCCACCATCCTTGATCTCACGATACCCGGAGGAATGGGAGGCAAGGAGACGTTGCGCCTCATCAAAGACCATGATCCGGACGCGAAGGTCATCGTCTCCAGCGGGTACTCCAACGACCCGGTCATGGCCCATGCCAGCCAATTCGGATTCTCAGGCTTTATTGCCAAGCCGTATAATCTCCTCGATCTTTCTAAAGTTTTAACTCAGATCATTTGA
- a CDS encoding HD domain-containing phosphohydrolase, giving the protein METTGTEPSVPQANILIVEDEEGPREALKVILSPYFNLFTVDRAEIAHQILKTHPIDLVTLDLKLPDLSGNDLLSQIRKDGKDVDVIIITGYGTLQSAIEAIRHGVAAYILKPFNVAELLDTINKTLERRRRYSSLQAALQAFGNLWASGIDVESALANIKTLLAAKHPELVQHGSRVNFYAALLIEHLQLTPEEQTAIQLGAYLHDIGKIGLHDHLIAGMHSPTEQDQELLKCHPTIGGKMVKGLPFHPCVEQIIRHHHEKYDGSGYPDGLIGEHIPLSARIVGLANIFDHFVTGYGPRTAMPVPEAREKIRQEAGKSVDPNLADLFAKVVW; this is encoded by the coding sequence ATGGAAACTACTGGTACCGAACCCTCTGTCCCTCAAGCGAATATTTTGATTGTGGAGGACGAGGAAGGCCCGCGCGAGGCGTTAAAGGTCATTCTTTCTCCCTATTTCAATCTCTTTACGGTTGATCGGGCCGAAATCGCGCATCAAATTCTTAAAACCCACCCTATTGATCTCGTCACCCTCGATTTAAAACTCCCTGACCTGTCGGGAAACGACCTCCTTTCCCAGATTCGAAAAGACGGGAAGGATGTCGATGTCATCATCATCACCGGATATGGCACACTCCAATCTGCCATCGAAGCCATCCGACACGGGGTGGCCGCCTATATCCTCAAACCGTTCAATGTGGCTGAGTTGCTCGACACCATCAATAAAACGCTCGAGCGCCGCCGCCGATATTCCTCTCTGCAAGCAGCGCTTCAGGCATTTGGAAACCTTTGGGCATCAGGGATCGATGTCGAATCCGCCCTGGCCAATATTAAAACCCTCCTGGCCGCCAAGCATCCCGAGCTGGTTCAACATGGCAGCCGGGTAAATTTTTATGCGGCTCTGCTCATTGAACATCTCCAGTTAACCCCGGAGGAGCAGACGGCCATACAACTCGGGGCCTATCTCCATGACATCGGCAAAATCGGTCTTCATGATCACCTCATTGCCGGGATGCATTCCCCGACGGAACAAGACCAGGAACTGCTCAAATGCCATCCCACGATCGGAGGGAAAATGGTGAAGGGTCTCCCATTTCACCCCTGCGTCGAACAGATCATCCGCCATCACCATGAAAAATATGATGGGTCCGGCTATCCGGATGGATTGATCGGCGAACACATTCCCTTATCGGCACGCATTGTCGGCCTGGCTAATATTTTCGATCATTTTGTGACCGGCTATGGGCCCCGAACGGCGATGCCCGTACCGGAAGCCCGGGAAAAAATTCGTCAGGAAGCGGGAAAAAGCGTCGATCCGAATCTGGCTGATTTGTTTGCGAAAGTTGTCTGGTAG